Proteins encoded within one genomic window of Raineyella fluvialis:
- a CDS encoding efflux RND transporter periplasmic adaptor subunit, whose translation MTGSTTAQQAPRRTRRRRRLIAGVVVAVVVLALVAGYVMSQRGARTTVTTATASTQRLSVTVSASGTVEAASLVPVYSPIAGTLASVRVSDGQVVKAGDELATLDTAALSTAVAQAQAQVAAAEAQAGSASAQLALARAMPHDTDAQTRTRDAAIQAANAAHDAAVAARSAASAGLRAARDNAAKASITAPVGGTVTLNVLAATRTDGTGPKAAAGASVGPTVPLFTIADLGHPVFAAQVDEADIAHVAVGQQSTVTLDAYPGRTFPGAVSEVATTSVSTKTGGVAYIVKIPLAAGDAVLRLGMSGDASLATQDIPDALVVPLQAVQADGAQRWVYKVTDGTAHRTPVTVGASSATQAQITSGLAAGDVVATSQLSALKDGASVDVGK comes from the coding sequence ATGACGGGCAGCACCACAGCACAGCAGGCTCCGCGGCGGACGCGACGGAGGAGGCGTCTGATCGCCGGCGTCGTCGTCGCCGTCGTGGTCCTCGCCCTGGTCGCCGGCTACGTCATGTCGCAGCGCGGCGCCAGGACCACGGTCACCACCGCCACGGCGAGCACGCAGCGGCTCTCGGTCACGGTCAGCGCGTCCGGGACGGTGGAGGCGGCCAGCCTGGTCCCGGTGTACTCGCCGATCGCCGGCACCCTCGCGAGCGTACGGGTCAGCGACGGCCAGGTCGTCAAGGCCGGCGACGAGCTCGCCACCCTCGACACGGCCGCGCTGTCGACAGCCGTCGCGCAGGCCCAGGCACAGGTCGCCGCGGCTGAGGCCCAAGCGGGATCCGCCTCCGCGCAGCTCGCCCTCGCCCGAGCCATGCCGCATGACACCGACGCCCAGACCCGGACGCGCGATGCCGCCATCCAGGCGGCCAACGCCGCCCATGACGCCGCGGTCGCCGCCCGCTCGGCCGCCTCGGCCGGGCTGCGAGCGGCCCGCGACAACGCGGCGAAGGCCTCGATCACCGCCCCCGTCGGCGGGACCGTCACCCTCAACGTGCTCGCGGCCACCCGTACGGACGGGACGGGCCCGAAGGCCGCGGCCGGGGCGTCCGTCGGTCCCACCGTGCCGCTGTTCACCATCGCCGACCTGGGACACCCCGTCTTCGCGGCGCAGGTCGACGAGGCGGACATCGCCCACGTGGCGGTCGGGCAGCAGTCCACGGTCACCCTGGACGCCTATCCCGGTCGTACGTTCCCCGGCGCGGTGTCCGAGGTCGCCACGACCTCGGTCAGTACGAAGACCGGTGGTGTCGCCTACATCGTCAAGATCCCCCTCGCCGCCGGCGACGCCGTGCTCCGACTCGGGATGAGCGGTGACGCCTCGCTCGCCACCCAGGACATCCCTGATGCCCTAGTGGTCCCGCTGCAGGCGGTGCAGGCCGACGGTGCCCAGCGCTGGGTGTACAAGGTGACGGACGGCACGGCACACCGGACCCCGGTCACCGTCGGCGCCTCGTCCGCCACCCAGGCCCAGATCACCAGCGGCCTCGCCGCCGGCGACGTCGTGGCGACCAGCCAGTTGAGCGCCCTCAAGGACGGGGCGAGCGTCGATGTGGGGAAGTAG
- a CDS encoding aldo/keto reductase: MTELTRTLGTASPLTVSSMGLGCMGMSEFYGAPDEAAGLATIHRALDLGITFLDTADMYGPFTNEKLVGRAIAGRRDEVQLATKFGNVRGPNGERLGIDGSPDYVRSACDASLQRLGVDHIDLYYQHRVDPKVPIEETVGAMADLVTAGKVRHLGLSEASAATIRRAHAVHPITALETEYSLFTRDLEDEILPTIRELGIGLVPYSPLGRGILTGRLTAESVAQERDSRNTRYFPRFQGDALEANLRLVDRVKEVADAKGVTPGQIALAWVLAQGDDVVPIPGTKRVAYLEENAAARDIALTADEVAALTDAVPREAVVGPRYGDMSSIDNG; this comes from the coding sequence ATGACTGAGCTGACCAGGACCCTCGGCACCGCCTCGCCCCTCACCGTCTCCTCGATGGGGCTGGGTTGCATGGGCATGTCCGAGTTCTACGGTGCCCCCGACGAGGCCGCCGGACTCGCGACCATCCATCGCGCCCTCGACCTCGGCATCACCTTCCTCGACACCGCGGACATGTACGGCCCCTTCACCAATGAGAAACTCGTCGGCCGGGCGATCGCCGGGCGCCGCGACGAGGTGCAGCTCGCGACGAAGTTCGGCAACGTCCGCGGCCCGAACGGGGAACGGCTCGGCATCGACGGCAGCCCGGACTACGTACGCAGCGCCTGCGACGCCTCCCTGCAGCGTCTCGGCGTGGACCATATCGACCTCTACTACCAGCACCGCGTCGACCCGAAGGTCCCGATCGAGGAGACCGTCGGAGCGATGGCCGATCTGGTCACGGCCGGCAAGGTCCGCCACCTCGGACTGTCCGAGGCGTCGGCGGCGACGATCCGCCGGGCCCATGCCGTCCACCCGATCACCGCCCTGGAAACCGAGTACTCGCTCTTCACCCGCGACCTCGAGGACGAGATCCTGCCGACGATCCGTGAGCTGGGTATCGGTCTGGTGCCGTACTCCCCGCTGGGCCGTGGCATCCTCACCGGCCGGCTCACCGCCGAGTCCGTCGCCCAGGAGCGCGACTCCCGCAACACCCGCTACTTCCCGCGCTTCCAGGGCGACGCACTCGAGGCCAACCTGCGCCTGGTGGACCGTGTGAAGGAGGTGGCCGACGCCAAGGGGGTGACGCCCGGCCAGATCGCCCTCGCCTGGGTGCTCGCCCAGGGTGACGACGTCGTCCCGATCCCGGGGACCAAGCGGGTGGCCTACCTCGAGGAGAACGCGGCCGCCAGGGACATCGCGCTGACCGCCGACGAGGTCGCCGCGCTGACCGACGCCGTGCCGCGCGAGGCCGTCGTCGGCCCCCGCTACGGCGACATGAGCAGCATCGACAACGGCTGA
- a CDS encoding TetR/AcrR family transcriptional regulator — translation MGRVSKAPEERRDELLDTALRLCTTVGYDALSIDQLTREAGVAKGTFYYYFGSKQDMLGALVQRFVDGLFASLEAGAQDLTGTGADRFGALLGQATAWKTERVEDAMAFIPLLYKPENVELRHRLFDLWHDRTRDLFRPLVALGSSDGTFMVAEVDATTDLVLSLWLDASTRIFEDAIAAGSSDGFADHIVRGMTALTTAAERILGAREGTFAIPLDHAMVRGLHPLFMAALAPGTASTPSTGRAR, via the coding sequence GTGGGACGGGTCTCGAAGGCACCCGAGGAGCGCCGCGACGAACTCCTCGACACGGCACTGCGGCTCTGCACGACCGTGGGGTACGACGCGCTGTCGATCGATCAGCTGACCCGCGAGGCGGGTGTCGCGAAGGGCACGTTCTACTACTACTTCGGCTCGAAGCAGGACATGCTCGGCGCCCTGGTCCAGCGCTTCGTGGACGGCCTGTTCGCCAGCCTCGAAGCCGGCGCGCAGGATCTGACCGGGACCGGGGCCGACCGGTTCGGGGCCCTCCTCGGCCAGGCCACGGCGTGGAAGACCGAGCGCGTCGAGGACGCGATGGCGTTCATCCCGCTGCTCTACAAGCCGGAGAACGTCGAGTTGCGCCACCGCCTCTTCGACCTGTGGCACGACCGGACCAGGGACCTCTTCCGGCCTCTGGTCGCGTTGGGATCCTCCGACGGGACGTTCATGGTCGCCGAGGTGGACGCCACCACCGACCTCGTGCTGTCCCTCTGGCTGGATGCCTCGACCCGGATCTTCGAGGATGCGATCGCCGCCGGATCATCCGATGGGTTCGCGGACCACATCGTCCGCGGCATGACCGCCCTGACCACGGCGGCGGAACGCATCCTCGGGGCGCGCGAGGGCACCTTCGCGATCCCCCTCGACCACGCGATGGTGCGTGGCCTGCACCCACTCTTCATGGCTGCCCTCGCTCCGGGGACGGCCTCCACCCCATCGACCGGGAGGGCCCGATGA